In Candidatus Methylomirabilota bacterium, the genomic stretch GAGAACCCGAGACGGTCGGCAGCTTCCTTGAGGGTGATGAGCTTCATCGCGGATCAGCTCTGCTTAAATGACCTCTTATCCGCTCGAACAAGTAAGCCAAAGACGCTCCGTCATCCGTCACCACTACCCTTGCTCCAGCAGACCGCGCAGGTGTCACCGACGAACGCGGTCTCGATCTCACAGAGGGCACACAAACGTAACGGGAGTCCCTGCTCCTGACCCCAACGGTGAATGCCGGCCAACCCGTGCTCTTCATAGATCTCGACGGCCTCGTCGAGGAGTCGCCGCTCCTCGCTACCCATCTCACCCATCGCTCATCCCTCCCTGACCTTGACCTTTCCCGCTCTCTTGAATCGCTGGTTCTCCCGCTCCAGCCGTCGTGCCAGAGTTTCCATCGTTAGCTCGTTCATCGCTTCCTCCTTAGCCGTCCCTTTTCTCTCTAGCTTCCAGGTCACGGCTTAGCGCCGGTCGCCTTCTTTTCCTCGGCCAGCCTCTTTTTGACCCTCTCGTTGTGGTTGGGTGGGAGGTCTAACTGTTTGAGAAAGTCATCGCTGTAAAACGCCAGCTCCCAGTTCTCGGCGCGCTTGACATCAGAGGCGGTGAGGTTTGTGGCACTTTGCAGATTGACTCCCTTCAACTGGGCGCTGAGCAGGTCGGCGCCCTCGAGATTGGCCTCGGCTAGGTTGGCGCCCTCGAGGTTGGCGTCGAGGAGGAAGGCGTTCTCGAGGTTGGCCTCGTTGAGGCTGGCGCCCTCGAGGTTGGCCTCGAACAGGTAGGCCTGCCGGAGGTTGGCCCTGGCCAGGTCAGCCTTTTTCCCTTCTTTCCCCTCCGACTCCACCCACTTCCGATGTGCCTCAAGAATCTTTTGCAATTCCTCTTCGGGAATCTCTCGAAGAGGAGAGCGCTCGGATGCCTGACCTTGAGACTCGTCAACTTTTTCGTCCATTTCACCCATTTCTCCCGTTCCGCTGCTTGGACCTCTTATGAATGAATCCCATGCGGCAGCCTATCTCCCCCGTTTCCCTTCCATCTCCCTCCGCACCACCTTGATCTCCTCCAGCACCTCCTCGTTGGTCAGGAGTCCCTCCGCCGCCACCATAGGGAATCTCACGATAATTTCGCACTTGGTAATAGATCACTCCTTGGTCGTACAACCTGGAAAAAATAAAACGCCCTCGCAGGCCGTGCTCCGGCAGGCGTCTGAGTGAACGGGGTTCGTTAAGGCCACGTATTGGATTGGTTCACTTCACGGTCTGGGATCGCCGACTCTTCGATTGCGGCTGTATCCTCCTCAACTGGGATTGTCTCGTCGTCGATTAGGACTGTTTCTTCCTGAGCCATACCAGGTCTAATCCCTATTTCGTCCTGTGGGCTCTCGCCTGCAAGTAATTGGACCACCCCCTCGGCCAGCTCGTCGCAAGCACGCCATTCCGGGAACGAGGGAATATAGAAGGGAATGATGCAGATAATGCCGGCTGCCGACCTTCCGTTCGCCCCTGCCCGTACTTCTCCCGCGTCCCGAGCGTGCATCAAGTCCACGACGTTGGCGTGCATCGAGGTCCAGGTATCCCACCCTGCGATGAATATTGGCGGTGGGGGGTAGGT encodes the following:
- a CDS encoding pentapeptide repeat-containing protein, with the protein product MDEKVDESQGQASERSPLREIPEEELQKILEAHRKWVESEGKEGKKADLARANLRQAYLFEANLEGASLNEANLENAFLLDANLEGANLAEANLEGADLLSAQLKGVNLQSATNLTASDVKRAENWELAFYSDDFLKQLDLPPNHNERVKKRLAEEKKATGAKP